AGCGCGCATCATTATTGAAAATGGCATCGCCAGTGGCGAGGACCTGATTAACATTTACGAAGGCGTCCGCGAGCAGGTTCTCCACGCCGCCAATGGCGCCCGTCTGCGCCCCTCGCTCGAATCTCCTGACGAAGTTCGAGCGACGGTAACGGCATGCCAGAACCCGCGCATCAGCCCACCTGTTCCACAGGAGTCTGAAAGGCAGGAACTATTTGGACGGGACTACAACAAAATGGATCAGCCCTTTCACATGGCTAAACTGATTAACATGGGACTTCATGATCTCCTGCTCCAATACCCTAACGCTCTTGTCTTTGGTGAGGACGTGGCCGCAAAAGGAGGGGTGTACAATGTCACAGATGGGCTCTTCAAAAAATTTGGCCCCAGACGCGTGTTTAATTCACCACTAGATGAAACTTCCATTCTTGGAACTGCCATTGGCATGGCCCACAATGGTTTTCTCCCTATTTGCGAAATCCAATTTCTCGCCTACGTTCACAATGCCGAAGACCAGATTCGCGGCGAAGCCGCTACTTTGGCTTTCTTCTCACAGGGGCAGTACAACAATCCCATGGTCATTCGTATAGCAGGCCTTGCCTACCAAAAGGGCTTTGGTGGACATTTTCATAACGACAACTCACTGGCTGTGTTCCGCGATATTCCTGGATTGATAATAGCGGTCCCTTCCAATGGCGCAGATGCGGTGACCATGATGAGAACCTGTGTGAAAGAGGCCCATGAACATGGACGAGTCGTGGTGTTTATTGAGCCTATCGCGCTTTATATGACCCGGGATCTAAATCAGGAAGGCGACAAAAAGTGGGCCTCTCCTTATCCCCAACCTGGTGAATCCGTTCCCCTAGGAGAATTTGGCCTTTGGGGTGATGGCGAGGACCTTCTGATTCTTACTTATGGCAATGGGACTTACTACAGTCGCCAGGCCGAAGAGGAATTGCGTGAGAAACACGGAGTTCAGTCTCGCATCTTGGATTTCCGCTGGTTGGCACCAGTCGACTGGGACCGAGTGGCCGATGTGGCTCGAAACTATAAGAAGATATTGATCGTCGAGGAGTGCCGCAAAACAGGCTCCTTTAGTGAGGCTCTCGTCACCGCCCTTGTGGAAAGACTGGAACAAGTGCCACAGATGAAGATTGTGGCCGCCGACGATTGTTTTATTCCTCTAGGAAAAATGGCGGCTGCTGGACTACCAAAAAAGCCCGAAGTTTTACGTGGCGCTTTGGAATTAATGGGGATGAAGTCGTGAGCGAACAAAGAAAACGCGTTGTTGTCATTTGCCCTGGAAGGGGAACTTACACCAAAGAAACTCTAGGTTATCTAAAGCCTCACCGCATGAACCAGGTCTCCTTTTTGGCCGACCTGGATCAGAGGCGATCGGCCGATCAGCAACCGACGGTGAGTGAGCTGGATAATGCCGATCAGTTTTCCACCAATCTTCACACCAAAGGCGAAAATGCCTCAGTCCTCATTTATGCCTGTTCCTACTGCGATTTTGCCCAACTCGATCGCGATCAGTATGAGGTTGTCGCCATTACCGGCAATTCCATGGGCTGGTATTTGACTCTGGCCATAGCCGGAAGCCTGGACTGGGAAGGGGCCTACAAAGTCATCAACACCATGGGCTCCATGATGAAGGGTGGGATCGTCGGCGGACAGGTCATTTATCCAATGACCGATGAGAACTGGCTCCCTGATTATGACCGTATGGAGCTCGTAGAGGGCCTTCTGCGCGAAGCCTATTACATGGAGGAAGTGGAGATTTATCCTTCGATCTTTCTTGGGGGATACCTAGTTTTTGGTGGTAACAAGCCAGGGCTAGAGTTCCTCATGAAGTCACTTCCCCAGGTCGAACATTTCCCTTTTCAATTGGTCAATCACGCAGCCTTTCACACCCCACTTTTGCGAGAGACCTCAGAAAAGGCTATGCAACAGATATCCTCATCCCTGTTTGCAAAGCCAAAGATCCCCATGATTGATGGTCGTGGACATATCTGGAAGCCTTTTTCAACCGAGATTCAGGATCTCTATCACTACACTTTGGGTCACCAAGTCGTTGCACCCTACGATTTTTCAGCTGCTGTCACCGTGGCACTTAAGGAATTCAATCCCGACCAGTTGATTCTACTTGGTCCAGGTAACACCTTGGGTGGGTCCATCGGGCAGATTCTAGTGCAGAATCAGTGGAAAGGTATCACCGACAAAGAGAGCTTTTCTACACGCCAGCAACAAAACCCATTTCTCGTGAGTTTGGGCCGATAAGTAAGGTGACACTGTTTAATTTTTATCGCAATTTGTAGTCTCCTTCCCGCCTTCTGTCCGTCGAAATTTTAAACGCTGTCATATCTTGTACGCTCTAAGCACCACAGCTTCCAGCTGAGCCGGTGGCATGGTCCCTGCTTTATCTAACCATTGGAAGATTATGCGAAAATATAGAAAGGAGTCTTGAATGAGGCTATTTGCGTTGATCATTCTGTTTCTGGGGTTTACTGCGTGTACGAGCTCAGGAAAAAAGGAACAGGCCACCAAAGTTGATAAATCTCAAGTAACGGCAGCCAAGAAAGCAGAAGCGAAAGCCGATAAGAAGGAAAACCTTGAGCGATATACTTGTGTCGTCGGCAAGGATAAGAGGTTGGTCGAAATCGATCGCAGCACAAAAGGCCGCTGCGAAGTCCACTACACCAAATTAGGTGACGAGAATAGTGTTGCTTGGGCGCAGGCCACTCCAAGTATTTGCACCGAAGTCTTTGGCCGCATTCGCACCAATATTGAGTCAGCTGGCTTTGAATGCACACCGAAGGATTCACCAAAAGAGGCGCGCAACGATAGATAAAACAAAAAGTAGTATCTGAGATCTTCGAGACAAACAAAAAACCCGCTTCAAAGAGCGGGTTTTTTGTTTTCCGACTATGATAACGACCCTAAGCCTCACTCCTCGTAAGCATCCGTGTACAGCACCATGTAGACTTCTGTCTCTGGTGCCGAGTAGGGAGTCCGGTCTACGAAAAAGACATGATAGGAAGCTCCAGTAAAGGAATCAATCTGGCAACCCCGTGTAAACAGGGGGTCGTTCATTCCGTAACCATGACCTTCTTTACGGAACTCCTTGTAAATGGCTGCAAGATTCTCAGCCGCAGGTACGATTTTCTCCAATCCCTTGTCAGCGATAAGTTCTTTAGCCACTGACTCAGTTGAGTACTCAGTGGAAAAGCTCTCACATAGATTGGCGGCAGGCCAGGGCAGTTGCTTTTCCAGGTCAGCCAGGATCATCTTTATCGAACGCCAACCCATGCTGCTATTGCGGCCAATCCACAACTTCTCACCAGCTTTGACCGGAGTCAGCTTGTAAAGGGAAAGATTGGGTGTGAAAAAGCCCGGAGCTCCACCCCCAGTTTGCAGATCAAGAAACTTCAATAATAGGAGCTCTAGCTTATCGGCATCCGGGGTCGGCACACCACCCTGCTCCAGTGAGTACAAAACGTTCGCCACCACCTTGACGTTGCCGCCAACGCCCTCACCGGTAAAAGAAAAACTGGTCGGAAGTTTATTTGCTGCCCAGGCCTGGGTGAATCCAAAAGACAGTGCCAACAATACCAATAGCTTCATGTGTTCCCCCTGCTATCATGTTTAAAAACAACAGGGAGAAATTAGCTCATTCCGCCCCTCGCCGGGAGCCTGGAGCCTCAATTGTAAAAGCTTCCCATCAAGTTTGCTTGGCCAACTCCACAATGGGGGCAATTTTGCTGTTTTTGATGCCCAGCAGAGACTGGGCCGCCGTAATTGGCGGCGGGGTCCCGAGCAAAAAAGCCAGGGAGGCTGTGAAGTGACCCACTTTGGAGGCTAGGCGATGCCCATGGCTCTTAGGCCGTTGACGACGACCACAGCGGCCAGGTAACCCAAAAGATTAAAGGCCACAAGTTGCACCAATGCAAACTTCCAGCTGCCGGCCTCTTTAGAAGCCACAGCGGTAGTGGAAAGACACTGAAGTGCAATCATAAAAAACACAATCAGGCCCATCACCGAAGCAAAGGTGAACAAGGGCGAGCCATCACTATGCTTAGCCTCTGACATGCGGGCGACGAGTGAGCCTCTCATTGTATCCTCATCATCATCAGCCACACTAAAAACAACCGCCAAGGAGGACACGAACACCTCGCGAGCAGCGAATGCCGAGATCAATCCAATTCCAACGCGCCAGTCAGCGCCCATGGGACTAAACACGGGCTCAATGGCCTGGCCCAGCTGACCTGCATAACTTTGACTCAGCTTCTGACCATCATCTTCGGAGGCATAGTTGGGGAAGGTCGTCC
This is a stretch of genomic DNA from Pseudobdellovibrionaceae bacterium. It encodes these proteins:
- a CDS encoding MFS transporter; the protein is MYNRAQVVDENFLRLVREAHLPPPITHFTPSQVGLTNEALLDLFESQVMSRHLDLLARILKNTGECYYTIGSAGHEGNAVLGKAFRYTDMAFLHYRSGALMIQRSKQLPGSTPLYDLCLSFLASSDDPIAGGRHKVFGSKPLNVPPQTSTIASHLPKAVGAALSIKRARDLNIARELPDDAVILCNFGDASVNHSSAMGAFNTAGWVAYQNVPMPIVLVCEDNGIGISVPTPTNWVQETFCRRPAINYLQCDGLSLLDSYKKACEAERIARIRRQPVFLHMKTVRLLGHAGSDVESSYHSLADIEKAEFNDPLLHSARIIIENGIASGEDLINIYEGVREQVLHAANGARLRPSLESPDEVRATVTACQNPRISPPVPQESERQELFGRDYNKMDQPFHMAKLINMGLHDLLLQYPNALVFGEDVAAKGGVYNVTDGLFKKFGPRRVFNSPLDETSILGTAIGMAHNGFLPICEIQFLAYVHNAEDQIRGEAATLAFFSQGQYNNPMVIRIAGLAYQKGFGGHFHNDNSLAVFRDIPGLIIAVPSNGADAVTMMRTCVKEAHEHGRVVVFIEPIALYMTRDLNQEGDKKWASPYPQPGESVPLGEFGLWGDGEDLLILTYGNGTYYSRQAEEELREKHGVQSRILDFRWLAPVDWDRVADVARNYKKILIVEECRKTGSFSEALVTALVERLEQVPQMKIVAADDCFIPLGKMAAAGLPKKPEVLRGALELMGMKS
- a CDS encoding ACP S-malonyltransferase; translation: MSEQRKRVVVICPGRGTYTKETLGYLKPHRMNQVSFLADLDQRRSADQQPTVSELDNADQFSTNLHTKGENASVLIYACSYCDFAQLDRDQYEVVAITGNSMGWYLTLAIAGSLDWEGAYKVINTMGSMMKGGIVGGQVIYPMTDENWLPDYDRMELVEGLLREAYYMEEVEIYPSIFLGGYLVFGGNKPGLEFLMKSLPQVEHFPFQLVNHAAFHTPLLRETSEKAMQQISSSLFAKPKIPMIDGRGHIWKPFSTEIQDLYHYTLGHQVVAPYDFSAAVTVALKEFNPDQLILLGPGNTLGGSIGQILVQNQWKGITDKESFSTRQQQNPFLVSLGR